Part of the Spiroplasma endosymbiont of Poecilobothrus nobilitatus genome is shown below.
AAGATGATATCTTTTCTGTTTAAAATAACTTTAATTTTGCGAGCCCCATAAATTTTGCGACTTTTATTAAAGGCACTGATAATTTCTTGTTCATAATTATTAACTTGCTTGTTAATACATTTATTAGTTTGATAATAATACGTTGATTTTGATAAACCAAAAATCTTACATATTTTTCTTACTGAATATTTTGTTTTGTTGTTATTAATTATTGTTATTTTTTGGCCATTATCAGTGCGGCTTGCTTTAAAATGTCATTTTCCATTTTCAAGTCTTTAAGTTCTTTTCGTAAAGTTATTATTTCATTTTCTTCTAGTGTGCGATTGTCTTTAGCTTTAAATGAACCAGAATTATTATAATTTTTAACTCAACTATAAATAGTTGGTTTTGGTAAATTATATTCTTTCCCTAGATTAATAACACTTTTACCATTTTTATATAGCATGACAATTTGTTTTTTAAATTCTTCAGAGTATGAATTTTTATTTCCCATTTTTATATTCCTTCTTTCTTAATAATTTTGGAATGGCGAGGGTTTTTTGGACAAATTTTATGTAGAATAATAATTTCTGTATTGCACTGGTGTTAAATAATTTAGTTTGCTATGAATTCGAATATTATTGTACCAATTAATGTAATCAAATAATTCTAATTTAAACTGTTCAACGTTTTTAAATTTATTATTTTTAATAAATTCAGTTTTAAAAATTTTGTATGTTGATTCCGCAACAGCATTGTCATAAGGACAACCTGGTTTACTGTAAAATTTTTGAATCCCATTTTTAACTAACAGGTTATAAATAAGATTATTATTGAATTCACTGCCTTGATCAGTGTGAAATATTTTAATATTGCTTAATGAAAATTGAAGTTTATTAAAGCTGCTTTCAACCTTTAATTTTGTAGAAAACTATTGATATTTATAAAATATACCTAAAATTAGGTATATTTTTAATATAAGAGGTGAATAATTAATGGAAAAAATAATTGAAGAATTAATAAATAGTTTAACATATGATCAATTTTTATAATTTCATTAAAAAGTCAAAAAAGAAGCAGAATTAATTAAAAAACAAAAACGCTTAAATGAAATTGATCAAAAATTTATGGATAAAGGTATTAAATGCCCTAATTGTCAATCTTTTTATTGTGTTAAAAATGGTCATAATCCTGAAGGAAAACAAAAATATTTATGCAAAAAATGTCGTGCTAGTTTTGATGCTTTTCGTGATCATTTTACGTATTGAAGTCATTTAAATTATGAACAGTGAAATTTATTGATTCAAATTTCATTATTAGGGCAATCTAGTAAAATGATTTCCCACTTTATTAAAACATCACCGAAAACCGCTTGATATAATCGCCAAAAAATAATGAAATCAAAACAATTAGAAAACACCCAATTAAAATTTAAAACGTTAAATGGCCAAATTCAAATCGATGAAACATTTATTAAAGAAATCCACAAAGGTAATTTTAAAGATAAATTTGATAAAAGAAAAATTCATCTTGATTCATTTTCAACCAACACTAAATGTTATGTTCAAATGGCTGTTGATAGCAATAATAATATTTATGTTAAATCAACCAACACAAAACGATTACAAAAACAGTGAATTATTGAAAATATTAATAAACAATTAATCAAAGAAAATTCAATTATTATTTCTGACATGCAACCATTATATTTATTAGTAGCAAAACAAACAAATTCTATTTTATTAGCAACTAAAACTAGTACAAATCCTGATGCTAGTTATCGGAAGTTAAATAAAATTAGTAAATTACAATCAAATCTTAAAGAAACCTTAATTCATTATCATGGCTTAGGTTTCACGAACATTCAAAATTATTTAAATCTCTGAAAATGAAAATACCAGCATAAAGGTTTAACGCCAAACCAACAATCATCGGTATTATATTTTAACGTATAAAAAAGTTAAATAACAATATTAAAATTTTATATAATTTTCTTTTAAAGTTATCATATTGATGATTTTTTTTATTTCATCAAGAGTTTTCTACAAAATTAAAAATCTAATTTAATTATTAAAGTTAAAAGGTTGGTCCTTAATAATAACCCTAATAGAAGAAAACATTATTTTATGATATAATAAATATAGCGGTTAATACAAGCAGGGTGAACATATGTGTCAAAATAGTAAGCAGGGTCATAACAGTAATTGTCACAATAATTGTCGGATTCATCATCCGATTTTTTTTAATTATTGTCAATACCCTGTTTTTCCTCCTTACGGGTGTGAAACACCATCATTAGTAGTTCAGTATTCAATTCCAAAAGCGCCATATCCACCGTTATTTGTACAATATCAATATTCTCCAATTATTCAGTATCCAATGACGGGACTACAACCAAATCAAAGTTTTCCACTAGGACAAGCATATCAATATAGTCCTCATAATGTTGGACAAAATTTTAATAATTTAGTAAATAATGCTAGAAGTAATGATAATTTTCAATATCACCCTGTTAGAGAAGAATATTATTTATCTCCTTATAATTCTCGTATTCCATTAGGAACAGAACGATATTATAATGATTTTCGTCGTCCAAGTTTACCATTAAGTGCCGAAGAAGAATATAATTGAGCAGTACATATTTCTGATATTTTGGATGAGTTTATTGGGCGTCATCGTAGTCGACCAAAATCTAATTTTGATGAATATCAAAACTTAAAACAGACATTAGATACTTCATTGCGTCATTTGCAAGAAGCAGAAGCACTAAATCAAAAGTTGGTTAATACTTGAGAAAAAAAAGTTGATAATTCAAGTAATAATGCAGCAGATTATAATTCAAGTAATAATAATTCTGTACATTTGCCAACAGATAGTATTGATTATAAATTATTAAAGCCAAAATATGACCAATCTGATGCTTTAAATGAAAAAAATGTTTCTCCAATAATTGTTAGTTCTGAACCAGAAAAAAGTTCATCTTTAACTGAAAATAATGTAGAAGATAAGTTTAATTTCCTTGATTTTGAAGATGATTCAGATAATAATTTTAATCCTGAAGATGATACACATAGTTTCTTTTTTAATGATGATGAATTTAAAATAGGAGATTCACCTGAAAAAAAAGACAATGATATTTCAAAAAATGATAATGATGTTAATAAGGTTGCTGCTGAAGATATTCATGATTTTTTAGGTGTCAAATCACCAAACTTTGATTTAATGGAATCTAATCCAAAAATAATAGAAACGGATGTTTTAGATGATGAAATAACCTTTGTTAATATTGACAAAGTAAAGGATACAAAACCAGCTTTCTGAACATATAATGATTATACAATTAAGACATCATTAGGGGAAAAACAAGCTAGTGAGATTTATCCAAAAATATTTGATGAATATGGTCATCTTAAAATGGAACATTATAAAGCAATGGCCCAATTTGGGTTGACAGAAAAACAATATGATCAATTAATTGAAAATTTTTATCATGCAAAAGAAAATAAAACAAAAAAAATTAAAAAAAATGAATTTGGAGTAGTTACTAAATCAAAATTTAATGCTAAATCTTTTTGAATTACAATAAGTATTTTAGGTGTTATTTTATTATTAATTGCAATAACTGTTATTTTGTATTTTATTGTTCCTAGTGTTACTGAAGGAATTGATACAATAATCGCTAAAATAAAAAAATATTTTAATTTAGAATAATAAATTTCTTTAATTTTGTAGAAAACTCTTGATATTTATAAAATATACCTAAAATTAGGTATATTCTTAATATAAGAGGTGAATAATTAATGGAAAAAATAATTGAAGAATTAATAAATAGTTTAACAGATGATTAATTTTTAGAATTTCATGAAAAAGTCAAAAAAGAAGCAGAATTAATTAAAAAATAAAACGCTTAAATGAAATTGATCAAAAATTTAGGGATAAAGGTATTAAATGTCCTAATTGTCAATCTTTTTATTGTGTTAAAAATGGTCATAATCCTGAAGGAAAACAAAAATATTTATGCAAAAAATGTCGTGCTAGTTTTGATGCTTTTCGTGATCATTTTACGTATTGAAGTCATTTAAATTATGAACAGTGAAATTTATTGATTCAAATTTCATTATTAGGCCAATCTAGTAAAATGATTTCCCACTTTATTAAAACATCACCGAAAACCGCTTGATATAATCGCCAAAAAATAATGAAATCAAAACAATTAGAAAATACCCAATTAAAATTTAAAAAGTTAAATGGCCAAATTAAAATCGATGAAACATTTATTAAAGAAATCCACAAAGGTAATTTTAAAGATAAATTTGATAAAAGAAAAATTCATCTTGATTCATTTTCAACCAACACTAAATGTTGTATTCAAATGGCTGTTGATAGCAATAATAATATTTATGTTAAATCAACCAACACAAAACGATTACAAAAACAGTGAATTATTGAAAATATTAATAAACAATTAATCAAAGAAAATTCAATTATTATTTCTGACATGCAACCATTATATTTATTAGTAGCAAAACAAACAAATTATATTTTATTAGCAACTAAAACTAGTACAAATCCTGATGCTAGTTATCGGAAGTTAAATAAAATTAGTAAATTACAATCAAATCTTAAAGAATCCTCAATTCATTATCATTGCTTAGGTTTCACGAACATTCAAAATTATTTAAATCTCTGAAAATGAAAATACCAGAATAAAGGTTTAACGCCAAACCAACAATCATCGGTATTATATTTTAACGTATAAAAAAGTTAAATAACAATATTAAAAGTTTATATAATTTTCTTTTAAAGTTATCATATTGATGATTTTTTTTATTTCATCAAGAGTTTTCTACAAAATTAAAAATAAATTTCAAAATAGTTTTTTAAAATATTATGTATAATAATTATTGATGTGTTTTAAAAAATAAAGGAGAGAAAACATGGCGCAGACGCTGGTAATAATGGAGTCCCCAACTAAAACAAAAGCAGTTGAAAAATATCTTGGCGAAAATTATTTAGTTTTATCATCAGAAGGACATAATCGTAATTTATCAACAAAAGGTGAGTATGGGTTAGGAGTAGATATTAAGACTTTTGAACCAAGTTATAAAATGGAACGTGGAAAAAAATGTTAAAAAATTAAAACAAGAAGCCAAACCAAAGCAGCAGATTTGGTTATTCTAGCAACCGACCCTGGCCGAGAAGGAGAAGCAATTGTTTATCATTTAAATGAAGTCTTAAATTGCGGTGAGAAATCCCGCCGTGTTTGCTTTAATGAAATTACAAAAGAAGCAGTGTTAGATGCATTTCAACATCAAACAGATCTAGATATGAATATGAATTTAGTTCATTCACAAGAAACTCGACGAATTTTAGACCTTTTTATTGGTTTTCGCTTAAGCAAATTGTTACAGAAAAAGATTAAGTCAAAATCAGCAGGACGAGTACAATCGGTTGCTTTAAAGTTAGTTGTTGAACGAGAAAAAGAATGGCAAAACTTTGTGCCAGAGGAATATTGGACTGTTGAAGGATTATATAAAAAGGCAGCCGTTAAATTAACAAAATTTAAGGATGAAAAAATTGAATTAAAAGTAGAAGCAGATGTTCTAAAAGTTAAAAAAAGCTTTAAAAAAAGATTTTGTTGTTGTTCAAATTAAAGAAAGTGAAAAACAACGAAAATCACCGAATCCGCATACTACTTCAACAATGTTACAAGAAGCAAGTAGTAAAATGGGTTTTGCTTCAAATAAAACATCATTAATTGCCCAGCAATTATATGAAGGAATTAAAGTTAAAGATAATATTACTGGATTTATAACATATCCGCGGACAGATTCAATTCGATTAAGTTATAAGTTTGTTCAGGATGCTTTTGACTATATTACAATTAAGTATGGAACAGAATATTTAGGCGAAGTTAAAACACCACCAAAAAATAAAAAAATGTGCAAGATTTTCATGAAGCAATTCGTCCAACTGATTTAACGATGACACCAGAAGCGGCAAAAGAATATTTAAGTCGTGATCAACTACGTTTATATAAAATTATTTATAGTCGTGCGTTAGCTAGTTTAATGGCGAATGCAAAGTTATTAAGTAAAACAATTATTTTAGATAATAATAATTATGAATTTCGGATGACAGGAAGTACGATTCAATTTGATGGGTTTTTAAAATGTTATGTTTTAGAAGGTGATGAAGAAATTGCAAAGTTACCAATGTTAAAACCAAATCAAATTATTAATTTAAATGAATTATATGGAATTCAACATTTTACTAAACCACCGAGTCGTTACTCTGAAGCGAAATTAATTAAGACATTAGAGGAAATTGGGGTTGGGCGCCCATCAAATTATGCACCAATTATGCGAACATTAAAAGATCGTGGTTATATTATTGTAGAAAACAAAGCAATTAAAGCAACTGAAAAAGGGATTTTAACAAGTGATAAATTACAAGAATATTTTAGTGATATTATTAACGAAACATACACTTCAACAATTGAAGAAAGTTTGGATGTGATTGCACACGGTAACGCGGAACCAAAACCATTATTAAAAGAATTTTGAGAACGATTTGAACCACGCATTGAAGCAGCAATGGAATTAATGGAAGAAATCCCAGTTGAGAAGGCAGGGATTGAATGTCCAGAATGCGGGAATGATTTAGTATATCGGTATGGAAAATGCGGGAAATTTATTGCATGTTCAGGGTTTCCAAAATGTCGTTATATTCATCAAACTGGTCTAAAATTTGGTCCTTGTCCAGAATACGACGTTGGTGAAATTATTTTGAAATTTAATAAGCGACGTCAACGCTTTAAGGCATGTACTAATTATCCAAATTGTAATTACACTGATTCATATAAAGAAGAAAAGACCGAACAAGAAGAAAATAATAGCGAAAATAACGGATTGTATTGAATTAATTTATTAAAATAATAAAACAAGGCTGCACCCCAAAAAGTAAGTAAAATAAAAAAAGATTTTGTTAAATTTTTATATGGGGTGCATTTTTATGTGGCAAAAAAAGGACAAAAATATAACAAATATACATCAGAATTTAGAACAAAAATCATTGAGGAAATTAAACAAAAAAGTTGTTGAATAGTAGCAAAACAATATAATATAAATGCAAATACAGTAGAATCTTGATGAACAAATCATAAAAAAGGAAAATTAAACAATCCTAAAGGACCTAAAATTTCTTTTGCCAAAAGAAATTTAGAATATTATAAAACAAGGTATGAATTATTAAAAAAGCTCCATGACTTTTACAATTAAGCAAACTAAGAATAGTCTCTTTTATTAAAAAAAATTGTCGTGAATATTCAATAAAATTATTACTAGAAGTAACGGGGTTAAAACGTAGTTATTGAGATAAATATAAAAATTATGACAGTAGCAAAAAAGATAAAAAAGCAATAAATGATATTGTAAAAGTCTATGAAGAAAATTTAAAACAATTTTGTTATCGAAGAATTACTAAATATTTAAAAGAAGATTATGGTATAAAATATAATTCAAAAAAAGTTTTAAGAATTATGCGTGATAATCAAATACAACCTGAATATGTAAGAAAAATGAGAAGAAAAATAAAGTATAAACAGAATAAAGAAAAAAGCTTATTGCAATATCCTGATTTAATTAATCGTAAATTCAATGATATAAAAACAAGGTTTTCAGTACTATATACTGATGTAACATATTTAATTTGAAAAGGAGAAAGATATTATCAATCAACAATTATTGATGGATATACTAAAGAAATAGTTGATGTAAAGTGAACTAAATATAATGACAATAAATTAGTAATGGATAATTTAAATGATGCAATTAATAAAATAAAATTAATAAAAAAAGATCTGAATGGAATAATAATTCACTCAGATCACGGATATCAATATACATCCACTATTTATCACGATAAATGTTTATCTAACGGTATTATAATTTCAATGGGGAAAAATACCACTGTGCAGATAATATTGTTATAGAAATTTTTCATTCATTACTTAAGAAAGCTACAATCCATAATAAAATATATAATTCACATGAAGAATATATACAAGATGTTATAAAATGAAATTGTAATGGCAAGGGTTTTTTGGACAAATTTTATGTAGAATAATAATTTCTGTATTGCACTGGTGTTAAATAATTTAGTTTGCTATGAATTCGAATATTATTGTACCAATTAATGTAATCAAATAATTCTAATTTAAACTGCTCAACGTTTTTAAATTTATTATTTTTAATAAATTCAGTTTTAAAAATTTTGTATGTTGATTCCGCAACAGCATTGTCATAAGGACAACCTGGTTTACTGTAAGATTTTTGAATCCCATTTTTAACTAACAGGTTATAAATAAGATTATTATTGAATTCACTGCCTTGATCAGTGTGAAATATTTTAATATTGCTTAATGAAAATTGAAGTTTATTAAAGCTGCTTTCAACTAATTTGGCATTTTTGTGTAAACTAACATCATAACCAATAATTTCTCGATTAAATAAATCAACTAAGAAACAGGCATAATATCATTTGTTACTAATAAAAACATAGGTTAAATCACTGACAACAACTTCATGTAGTTTATAACTATCAAAATCTTGATTTAACAAATTGTTATATTTATATGTAACATCAGTTGTATTTGAATGTTTGTATTTGATTTTTGTATAATTTGAAATTAAGTTATATTTTTTCATTATGTTGCTGATTTTTACACAAGATAACATGATATTTTGCTGAGCTAATATAACTTTACTTTTGCGTGTTCCATAATTTTTACGACTTTTTAGAAAAATACTGATAACAGCATTATCAATGTTTTGAGTATTCTTGGGATTATTTGCTTTTAATTGATAGTAATATGTTGATCTAGCAAATTTCAATGTTTTACATAAATTAATAATTGGATATTTTGCTTTGTTATTTTTAATGATTGCTATTTTTGCCGATTATTAGTGCGGCTTGCTTTAAAATGTCATTTTCCATTTCTAATTGTTTAACTTTTTTACGTAATTGAATTAATTCGTTTTCTTCTGGCGTTCTATTGTCTTTAGCTTTAAATTAGCCCGAGTTGCTAAATTGGTTAGCTCATTTCCAAACAGTATATTTACCAATTTGATAATCATTGACTAATTGTTCAGGAGTTTGACCCATTTTGTAAAGACTAACAATTTGTTTTTTAAATTCATCAGTATAATGATTCTTTGCCATAATTACACCTCCATTGTAGTTTAATTATAAATATTTACTCTACATTATTGTTGTCCAATTTATCTTAACCCATCCAAATACATGATATTCAAATCGTAAAGAAAAAGATATAATTAAAAAAATAGTAAATACTTTTTATTAGTACTTACTAAAATGGGTGCACTCTAAACGATACTTTTTTATGCTAGATATTTATGCAAAATATTTTATTATTTAGAAAATGATTTTCATAGTTCTAGCGGTATAATTAGTACAGTTTCAGAAGGGGGATGTGACGAATTATGTATGTAAAAGGAAGCAAAGTTCTTGCAAAAGTTACAAACATTACACCGTTTGGTGCATTTTGCGAATTAAAAAATGCTGCTGGATTAATCCACATTAGTGAGATTTCAGATTACTATGTAAGAGATATCAAAGAATTTGTTAATATTGGTGACAATGTTGAAGTAGATGTACTAGACTATGACCCAGTTAAGAAACAAGTTAAATTAAGTTATAAGAATTGTCGACCTGAATTATTGAAAAAGAATAATAGTCAAATTCAAGAAACAGGAGTAGGATTCCAAATGTTAAGTGAAAAAATTAATTCACTAACAAGTAAATAAATTAAAATTTTTACAAATGTAAGGTTTTTTAGATAGAAAGCAGGCATATTATTAAAATGATTAAAGTAGATTTTACTAATGCATTAGCCGAATATGTTTTTAACAAATATTTAGGGCGAGTTAAAGATATTCACCAAATGATTCATAATAAAACAGGATTAGGAAATGATTTCCTCGGTTGAGTTGAGTGACCAAATAATTATGATCAAGCAGAGCTTGCAAAAATGAAACAAACAGCAAAGAAATTAGCTAGTGAAATTGACATTTTATTGGTAATTGGAATTGGCGGGAGTTATCTTGGCGCGCGAGCAGCAATTGAAATGATTAATGGGTTATATAGTCAACAAAAAGTAGAAATCATTTATATTGGAAATACAATGTCTTCAACTTATACAGCACAAGTTTTGAAATATCTTCAAGACAAAAAATTTGGAATTTGTGTTGTGTCTAAATCAGGAACAACAACTGAGCCAGCAATTGCATTTCGTCTTTGCAAAGAGATTTTAGAAAAAAAAGAAGGAAGACTAAAAGCAGCCAACTTAATTGTTGCTATTACAGATAAAGAGAAAGGGGCTCTAAAAACATTAGCTGATAAAGCAGGATATCAAACCTTTGTTATTCCGGATGACATTGGGGGAAGATATTCAGTGTTAACACCAGTTGGTGTTTTTGCAATGTTAGTAAGTGGTATTAATGTTGATAATGTTTTTAAAGGAGCACAACAAGCTTATCAAGATACTTTAATTGATGATTTCACTAATCATGCGTATAAATATGCTGTTGGACGTTATATTTTAAATCAAGAGGAAAAATATAAAGCAGAAATGCTTGTAACTTATGAGTTACAAATGCAGATGATTACCGAATGATGAAAACAATTATTTGGGGAATCAGAAGGAAAAAATTCAAAGGGTTTACTACCATTATCATGTGTTTTTTCGACAGATTTACATTCTCTTGGCCAATTCATTCAAGAAGGGACAAAAAATATTTTATTTGAAACAGTTATTGCAATTAAAGAACCACAAATTGATCTTAACCTGCCAAAAGAAGCAGTAGATACCGATGGTTTAAATTATCTCGCTGGAAGAACATTGTATGAAGTAAATACCATTGCTGTTGAAGGCGTTGTTGCTGCTCATACAAAAGTTGGGCATGTGCCAAATATTGTTTTAGAATTTGCAACAATGGATGATAAAATGTTTGGTTATTTATCATATTGATTTATGAAAGCTTGTGCAATGTCAGCTTACTTGTTAGAAATAAATCCATTTGATCAACCAGGAGTTGAGATTTATAAACAAAATATGTTTAATTTATTAGGAAAATAAAAGATAAAATAAAAAAATATTTAAACTCAATATTTTTTTATTTTTTTAATTGCTTAATTTGGTTTAAAAAAGTTGAAGAAATTTCATTCAAACCATAATCGGCAATAAAAAAAATTGTTTCAAGGTCTTTATTTAATTGTTTATTAGCAAAAGCTAATTCCATTTCATATTTTAAATCGTTATTATTTCGTAGTCCTCGAATAATATATTTAGCCCCTAATTGTTTAGCAAAATCACTAGTTAACACTTGGCCATTAATAACAATTTCAATATTTAAATTAAGGTTTTGACAAGCTATGGCAGCTTGTTCAGCGCGAGTTTTAATGTTTGTTTGATTTGATTTTTCTAAATTATTAGTAATTACAACATATAATTTTGAAAATAAAGCACTTGCTTTTTTAATAATATTAAGATGACCGTCATGAATTGGGTCAAAACTACCTGAAAAAATTGCTTTCAAGATTATTTTCACATCCTTTTAAATATTATTATTTTAACTCAAAAAATGTGTTATGAGATAATAGTAATACTTTAATTTTGTAGAAAACTCTTGATATTTATAAAATATACCTAAAATTAGGTATATTTTTAATATAAGAGGTGAATAATTAATGGAAAAAATAATTGAATAATTAATAAATATTTTAACAGATGATCAATTTTTAGAATTTCATGAAAAAGTCAAAAAAGAAGCAGAATTAATTAAAAAACAAAAAAGCTTAAATGAAATTGCCCAAAAATTTAGGGATAAAGGTATTAAATGTCCTAATTGTCAATCTTTTTATTGTGTTAAAAATGGTCATAATCCTGAAGGAAAACAAAAATATTTATGCAAAAAATGTCGTGCTAGTTTTGATGCTTTTCGTGATCATTTTACGTATTGAAGTCATTTAAATTATGAACAGTGAAATTTATTGATTCAAATTTCATTATTAGGCCAATCTAGTAAAATGATTTCCCACTTTATTAAAACATCACCGAAAACAGCTTGATATAATCGCCAAAAAATAATGAAATCAAAACAATTAGAAAACACCCAATTAAAATTTAAAACGTTGAATGGCCAAATTCAAATCGATGAAACATTTATTAAAGAAATCCACAAAGGTAATTTTAAAGATAAATTTGATAAAAGAAAAATTCATCTTGATTAATTTTCAACCAACAATAAATGTTGTGTTCAAATGGCTGGATAGGCTACAATTATTAGGACCATAATTATATAGACTTCAAAATTAGATAAAATTATTAAGAAAGAAGGAATATAAAAATGGGAAATAAAACTTCATACTCTGAAGAATTTAAAAAACAAATTGTCATGCTATATAAAAATGGTAAAAGTGTTATTAATCTAGGGCAAGAATATAATTTACAAAAACCAACTATTTATAGTTGAGTTAAAAATTATAATAATTCTGGTTCATTTAAAGCAAAAGACAATCGCACACTAGAAGAAAATGAAATAATAACTTTACGAAAAGAACTTAAAGACTTGAAAATGGAAAATGACATTTTAAAGCAAGCCGCACTGATAGATAATGGTCAAAAAATAACAATAATTAATAACAACAAAACAAAATATTCAGTAAGAAAAATATGTAAGATTTTGGGTTTATCAAAATCAACGTATTATTATCAAACTAATAAATGTATTAACAAGCAAGTTAATAATTATGAACAAGAAATTATCAGTGCCTTTAATAAAAGCCACAAAATTTATGGGGCTCGCAAAATTAAAGTTATTTTAAACAGAAAAGATATCATCTTATCGCGGCGAAAAATCAGATTCTTTATGATCAAAAATAATTTGGTTTCTAAATACACCAAATTAAAATATCATAATCATAAAACAACAGTCAATAATGACCAAATTAATAATATTTTAAATCGTCAATTTAACAACAAAAAACCTAATGAAGTTATTGCTAGTGATTTAACATATGTTCAAGTTGGCGCTAAATGACATTATATTTGTTTATTAATTGACTTGTTTAATCGTGAAATAATTGGTTATAGTGCTGGGCCGAATAAAACAGCCGAACTGGTCTAACAAGCTTTTCATAAAATAACACGACCATTAAATCAAATAACTCTATTTCATACTGATCGTGGTAATGAGTTTAAAAATAAAATCATTGATGAAATTTTAATAACTTTTAATATTAAAAGATCATTAAGCAATAAAGTCTGCCCATATGATAATGCTGTTGCTGAAGCAACTTACAAAACTTTTAAAACTGAATTTATTAAGGGTAAAAAATTTAAAAATTTAACACAATTAAAATACGAACTTTTTGATTTTGTGCATTGATATAACAATATTCGAATTCATGGCAGTTTAAATTATTTATCTCCAGTTACTTTTAGAAAACAAATGTCCATATAAAAAGTGTCCTAAAAAGTGTTGCCATTCCAGGCTGTTGATAGCAATAATAATATTTATGTTAAATCAACCAACACAAAACGATTACAAAAACAGTGAATTATTGAAAATATTAATAAACAATTAATCAAAGAAAATTCAATTATTATTTCTGACATGCAACCATTATATTTATTAGTAGCAAAACAAACAAATTATATTTTATTAGCAACTAAAACTAGCACAAATCCTGATGCTAGTTATCGGAAGTTAAATAAAATTAGTAAATTACAA
Proteins encoded:
- a CDS encoding IS3 family transposase, with amino-acid sequence MKVESSFNKLQFSLSNIKIFHTDQGSEFNNNLIYNLLVKNGIQKFYSKPGCPYDNAVAESTYKIFKTEFIKNNKFKNVEQFKLELFDYINWYNNIRIHSKLNYLTPVQYRNYYST
- a CDS encoding IS1/IS1595 family N-terminal zinc-binding domain-containing protein — protein: MDKGIKCPNCQSFYCVKNGHNPEGKQKYLCKKCRASFDAFRDHFTYWSHLNYEQWNLLIQISLLGQSSKMISHFIKTSPKTAWYNRQKIMKSKQLENTQLKFKTLNGQIQIDETFIKEIHKGNFKDKFDKRKIHLDSFSTNTKCYVQMAVDSNNNIYVKSTNTKRLQKQWIIENINKQLIKENSIIISDMQPLYLLVAKQTNSILLATKTSTNPDASYRKLNKISKLQSNLKETLIHYHGLGFTNIQNYLNLWKWKYQHKGLTPNQQSSVLYFNV
- a CDS encoding transposase: MIQISLLGQSSKMISHFIKTSPKTAWYNRQKIMKSKQLENTQLKFKKLNGQIKIDETFIKEIHKGNFKDKFDKRKIHLDSFSTNTKCCIQMAVDSNNNIYVKSTNTKRLQKQWIIENINKQLIKENSIIISDMQPLYLLVAKQTNYILLATKTSTNPDASYRKLNKISKLQSNLKESSIHYHCLGFTNIQNYLNLWKWKYQNKGLTPNQQSSVLYFNV
- a CDS encoding DNA topoisomerase — encoded protein: MNLVHSQETRRILDLFIGFRLSKLLQKKIKSKSAGRVQSVALKLVVEREKEWQNFVPEEYWTVEGLYKKAAVKLTKFKDEKIELKVEADVLKVKKSFKKRFCCCSN
- a CDS encoding DNA topoisomerase, which gives rise to MKESEKQRKSPNPHTTSTMLQEASSKMGFASNKTSLIAQQLYEGIKVKDNITGFITYPRTDSIRLSYKFVQDAFDYITIKYGTEYLGEVKTPPKNKKMCKIFMKQFVQLI
- a CDS encoding DNA topoisomerase, whose translation is MQDFHEAIRPTDLTMTPEAAKEYLSRDQLRLYKIIYSRALASLMANAKLLSKTIILDNNNYEFRMTGSTIQFDGFLKCYVLEGDEEIAKLPMLKPNQIINLNELYGIQHFTKPPSRYSEAKLIKTLEEIGVGRPSNYAPIMRTLKDRGYIIVENKAIKATEKGILTSDKLQEYFSDIINETYTSTIEESLDVIAHGNAEPKPLLKEFWERFEPRIEAAMELMEEIPVEKAGIECPECGNDLVYRYGKCGKFIACSGFPKCRYIHQTGLKFGPCPEYDVGEIILKFNKRRQRFKACTNYPNCNYTDSYKEEKTEQEENNSENNGLYWINLLK
- a CDS encoding DDE-type integrase/transposase/recombinase is translated as MNDIVKVYEENLKQFCYRRITKYLKEDYGIKYNSKKVLRIMRDNQIQPEYVRKMRRKIKYKQNKEKSLLQYPDLINRKFNDIKTRFSVLYTDVTYLIWKGERYYQSTIIDGYTKEIVDVKWTKYNDNKLVMDNLNDAINKIKLIKKDLNGIIIHSDHGYQYTSTIYHDKCLSNGIIISMGKNTTVQIILL
- a CDS encoding IS3 family transposase yields the protein MAIIKNNKAKYPIINLCKTLKFARSTYYYQLKANNPKNTQNIDNAVISIFLKSRKNYGTRKSKVILAQQNIMLSCVKISNIMKKYNLISNYTKIKYKHSNTTDVTYKYNNLLNQDFDSYKLHEVVVSDLTYVFISNKWYYACFLVDLFNREIIGYDVSLHKNAKLVESSFNKLQFSLSNIKIFHTDQGSEFNNNLIYNLLVKNGIQKSYSKPGCPYDNAVAESTYKIFKTEFIKNNKFKNVEQFKLELFDYINWYNNIRIHSKLNYLTPVQYRNYYST
- a CDS encoding transposase is translated as MAKNHYTDEFKKQIVSLYKMGQTPEQLVNDYQIGKYTVWKWANQFSNSG
- a CDS encoding S1 RNA-binding domain-containing protein — translated: MYVKGSKVLAKVTNITPFGAFCELKNAAGLIHISEISDYYVRDIKEFVNIGDNVEVDVLDYDPVKKQVKLSYKNCRPELLKKNNSQIQETGVGFQMLSEKINSLTSK